A stretch of the Methylacidiphilum caldifontis genome encodes the following:
- the shc gene encoding squalene--hopene cyclase: protein MLFLKKDSREEDKSFHSSPLVLVEESLNLPQRVEETIKKAQRYLLSIQKEDGHWVGELFVDVTLACDCIHLMHWRGKIDHKKQNRLVKHILDRQLPDGGWNIYPGGPSEVNATVKAYFALKLAGFSADEPLMAKARSTILRLGGIPKCMTYTKLGLALLGVYPWDRLPVIPPEIILFPNWFPFNIYEISAWSRAMLVPLSVIHHFKPTRHLPEKYQLHELFPYGTEHGKFSWLKKGAKYLSKQGLFLACDKFLQYWDKSSLKPFRKQALKKAEKWILERISTGSDGLGAIFPAMHYAIMALIALGYTEDNAILKKAIYDFEGLEVDDKKNDDLRIQPCFSPVWDTAVGLVALAESGVEKNAAELKKAAHWLIEREIKIKGDWYVRNPHPEPSGWAFEYNNVYYPDVDDTLMVLLALRLIDIDDKMKKEELIQRALRWVISFQCKNGGWAAFDKDVYKKWLEDIPFADHNAILDPPCSDITARALELFGKMGIKKTEKFVQKAIAYLKETQESDGSWLGRWGVNYIYGTWQALRGLQAIGENMNQEWILRARDWLESCQNEDGGWGETPASYDNSQLKGKGPSTASQTAWAVSGIMACGDIFRPSVMRGIKWLCDRQLSDGSWAEEFLTGTGFPGVFYLKYDMYRNAWPLLVIGEYKRLYLKAKEQASYWVDGTIGRVRKNGKLPAV from the coding sequence ATGCTTTTTTTAAAAAAGGACAGTCGAGAAGAAGATAAGTCTTTTCATTCTTCTCCACTCGTTTTAGTAGAAGAAAGCCTAAATCTTCCTCAAAGAGTAGAAGAAACGATAAAAAAAGCTCAAAGATATCTCCTGTCGATACAGAAGGAAGATGGGCATTGGGTGGGAGAGCTTTTTGTTGATGTAACTTTGGCTTGCGATTGCATTCATCTGATGCATTGGAGAGGAAAGATTGATCATAAAAAGCAAAACAGGTTAGTAAAGCATATTCTTGATAGGCAACTGCCTGATGGCGGATGGAACATTTATCCTGGAGGACCAAGCGAAGTCAATGCGACGGTGAAGGCTTACTTCGCCCTCAAGCTGGCCGGTTTCTCGGCAGATGAACCCTTAATGGCCAAGGCAAGATCGACTATTCTTAGACTTGGGGGTATACCCAAATGTATGACCTATACTAAGCTGGGTTTGGCTCTCTTGGGAGTTTACCCCTGGGATCGATTGCCTGTAATACCTCCTGAAATCATTCTCTTCCCGAATTGGTTCCCTTTCAATATTTATGAAATCTCGGCTTGGAGCCGAGCAATGCTTGTGCCTCTTTCTGTTATCCATCATTTCAAACCCACAAGACATCTGCCTGAAAAATACCAACTTCACGAGCTTTTCCCCTATGGAACCGAACATGGGAAATTTTCCTGGCTGAAAAAGGGCGCAAAATATTTATCTAAACAAGGATTATTCCTGGCCTGTGATAAGTTTTTGCAATACTGGGATAAATCCTCTTTGAAGCCTTTTAGAAAGCAGGCATTAAAGAAAGCCGAAAAATGGATTCTAGAAAGAATATCCACAGGATCAGATGGCCTTGGTGCGATTTTCCCGGCAATGCATTATGCGATCATGGCCTTGATCGCCTTAGGTTATACGGAAGATAATGCAATTCTTAAAAAAGCGATTTATGATTTCGAAGGTTTGGAAGTGGATGACAAGAAAAACGACGACTTAAGAATACAACCCTGTTTCTCCCCTGTATGGGATACTGCTGTCGGATTGGTTGCGTTGGCTGAGTCCGGGGTAGAAAAAAATGCAGCAGAATTAAAAAAAGCCGCCCATTGGCTCATAGAGCGAGAAATTAAAATAAAAGGTGATTGGTATGTGAGGAACCCCCATCCAGAACCGAGCGGATGGGCTTTTGAATATAACAATGTTTATTATCCAGATGTCGATGACACCCTTATGGTTCTTTTAGCGCTTCGATTGATTGATATTGATGATAAAATGAAAAAAGAGGAGCTCATCCAGAGGGCATTAAGATGGGTGATTAGTTTTCAGTGTAAAAATGGAGGCTGGGCTGCTTTCGACAAAGATGTCTATAAAAAGTGGCTTGAGGATATTCCTTTTGCCGATCACAATGCCATTCTTGATCCTCCTTGCTCGGATATAACGGCTAGGGCACTTGAACTCTTTGGGAAAATGGGCATCAAGAAAACAGAAAAATTTGTTCAAAAAGCCATTGCTTATCTTAAAGAGACCCAGGAAAGTGATGGATCATGGCTGGGAAGATGGGGAGTAAATTATATTTATGGCACCTGGCAGGCCTTGAGAGGGTTGCAGGCGATTGGGGAGAATATGAATCAGGAATGGATTTTAAGAGCTAGGGACTGGCTGGAGTCTTGCCAGAATGAAGATGGAGGTTGGGGAGAAACACCAGCTTCCTATGATAACTCCCAACTTAAAGGCAAAGGTCCAAGTACGGCTTCTCAGACAGCTTGGGCTGTTAGCGGAATTATGGCCTGTGGAGATATATTTCGTCCAAGTGTTATGCGGGGAATTAAGTGGCTATGTGACAGGCAGCTTTCTGACGGATCTTGGGCTGAGGAGTTCTTGACGGGAACCGGCTTTCCAGGCGTTTTTTACTTAAAGTATGATATGTATAGAAATGCTTGGCCGCTGCTCGTTATTGGAGAATATAAAAGACTTTATTTAAAAGCAAAAGAACAGGCTTCCTATTGGGTTGATGGAACTATCGGTCGTGTGAGGAAGAACGGAAAGCTTCCTGCGGTATGA
- a CDS encoding phosphorylase family protein, giving the protein MIALGFAIEHEAKELLRRVFREKKEVEGQPCYLGEYARKEICATVLGMGKNRSARSAEILIRNFSPSLFVLAGYSGALVPGIKKGEVCVVENYLSEELRPILIGQGLAFYKAVCSDVIVADPENRTKIATISSAQIVDMETEAVYNAAKAHNIPFCSIRVISDEYGEKLPVGAMLSSWDSERGKSRPLALLRYLFIHPEEAFPFFRFVQALPLVRTKLTKAVLTLIYNLEI; this is encoded by the coding sequence ATGATAGCTCTTGGATTTGCTATCGAACACGAAGCTAAAGAGCTGTTGCGTCGTGTTTTTAGGGAGAAAAAGGAAGTAGAGGGACAACCCTGTTATCTAGGAGAATATGCACGCAAAGAAATATGTGCTACAGTACTAGGAATGGGGAAAAACAGGTCTGCACGAAGTGCAGAAATCTTGATTCGTAATTTTTCACCCTCTCTTTTTGTACTCGCGGGTTATTCGGGTGCATTAGTTCCAGGTATTAAAAAAGGGGAGGTGTGTGTAGTTGAAAATTATCTTTCTGAAGAACTTCGTCCTATTTTGATTGGACAAGGATTAGCTTTTTACAAAGCTGTTTGCTCAGATGTTATTGTTGCTGATCCCGAAAATAGGACAAAAATTGCAACTATTTCTTCTGCTCAGATCGTGGACATGGAAACCGAGGCGGTTTACAATGCTGCTAAGGCGCATAATATCCCTTTTTGTTCTATTCGTGTTATCAGTGATGAGTATGGAGAGAAGCTTCCTGTTGGAGCGATGCTCTCTTCATGGGATTCAGAAAGGGGTAAATCCAGGCCCTTGGCTTTACTGCGCTATCTTTTTATCCACCCGGAGGAAGCTTTCCCTTTTTTCCGATTCGTCCAAGCCTTACCTCTAGTTCGGACCAAGTTGACCAAGGCCGTTCTTACGCTTATTTATAATTTAGAAATATAA
- a CDS encoding HesB/IscA family protein — protein MSEKIDSELDIKLTPLALSKIRTLVPPSSGNVLRISVYKGGCAGYEYQLEICLPKENDIRLNFEEITLAVDPESCPFLSGSTIDYKEGLTQGGFRVINPRVKSTCGCGSSFQI, from the coding sequence ATGAGTGAAAAAATAGATTCAGAGTTGGATATCAAATTAACTCCTTTGGCATTATCGAAAATAAGAACATTAGTTCCTCCCAGTTCTGGTAATGTTTTGAGGATCTCTGTGTATAAGGGTGGATGCGCAGGGTATGAATATCAATTAGAGATCTGCTTACCTAAGGAAAATGATATCCGGCTCAACTTTGAAGAAATTACCCTTGCTGTTGATCCAGAAAGTTGTCCCTTTTTATCAGGTTCAACCATCGATTACAAAGAAGGGTTAACACAAGGTGGTTTTAGAGTTATAAATCCTCGAGTCAAATCAACATGTGGATGCGGCTCATCATTTCAGATTTAA
- the leuS gene encoding leucine--tRNA ligase produces MSARKAYPFDDIEPKWQHYWLDKRLFRAADPGEEGSNKPKFYVLDMFPYPSGSGLHVGHLEGYTASDIIARYKRMKGFNVLHPMGWDAFGLPAEQHAILTGTHPAITTKQNIANFKRQIQSMGFSYDWSREIDTTDPAYYKWTQWIFLKLFEKGLAYVAEAPVWYCPMLKTVLANEEIIHTPEGPRSERGNHPVIRKLFRQWFLKITAYAEKLLEGLETVQWPESIKEMQRHWIGRSEGALIKFAVEGKELEIEIFTTRPDTLFGATFLVLAPEHPLVEAITAVEYRNEVENYRAAAFLKSDLERTELSKNKTGVWTGGYAIHPVTGDKLPIWISDYVLMTYGTGAIMAVPAHDYRDYEFAKTFGLPIKKVVVPEKQTEEIGSECFTGEGVAVHSGFISGLRTAEAKKKIIEWLEEKKRGKKDIQYKLRDWLFSRQRYWGEPFPIIWKEGKPLPVPEEDLPVLLPDLDDFTPTDEGIAPLSRKKDWVVLPDGGKREINTMPQWAGSCWYYLRYCDPSNEKLPFAAQKEKYWLSPHGVDLYIGGAEHAVLHLLYARFWHKVLYDIGLVSSPEPFYKLVNQGIILGEDNQKMAKSRGNVVNPDAIIQEFGADTLRLFEMFLGPLQQSKPWSSKGLEGPYRFLARVWRLFMDEDGEGLWVLKKDIVDEEPPLPIKKLLHQTVAEVTQDIENFQFHTAIAKLMTFVNELTKEKKRWKSVLEKLLLLLSPFAPHICEELWHNIGHKDSLAYEPWPEYDPKFLEEEWVEIIVQIDGKVRGRLRAKKDADKDELTTKATDIPAIAKWLENRVCSKIVYVPNRLINFVLE; encoded by the coding sequence ATGTCAGCGCGTAAAGCCTATCCTTTTGATGACATTGAACCTAAATGGCAACATTATTGGCTTGATAAAAGGCTTTTTCGTGCAGCAGATCCAGGGGAAGAAGGTTCGAACAAACCCAAATTTTATGTTTTGGACATGTTCCCTTATCCTTCAGGGAGCGGTCTTCATGTGGGTCACCTTGAGGGTTACACCGCATCGGATATCATCGCCCGCTACAAAAGAATGAAAGGGTTTAATGTCCTGCATCCCATGGGATGGGATGCTTTTGGACTTCCTGCCGAGCAGCATGCGATTTTAACAGGGACTCATCCAGCGATTACGACAAAACAAAATATCGCTAATTTCAAACGTCAGATTCAATCGATGGGTTTTTCTTATGATTGGAGCAGGGAAATCGATACAACCGATCCCGCTTATTATAAATGGACACAATGGATTTTTTTAAAACTATTTGAAAAGGGATTGGCATATGTCGCTGAAGCCCCCGTGTGGTATTGTCCAATGCTCAAAACGGTCCTTGCTAACGAAGAAATCATCCATACCCCGGAAGGTCCGAGATCTGAAAGAGGAAATCATCCTGTTATTAGGAAACTTTTTAGGCAATGGTTTCTGAAAATAACGGCTTATGCTGAAAAACTGTTGGAGGGATTAGAGACTGTTCAATGGCCCGAGTCGATTAAAGAGATGCAACGCCATTGGATTGGAAGGAGTGAAGGAGCATTAATCAAATTTGCTGTTGAAGGCAAGGAGTTGGAAATAGAAATCTTTACCACCAGGCCTGACACGTTATTTGGAGCTACGTTTTTGGTTCTGGCACCCGAACATCCCCTTGTTGAAGCGATAACGGCTGTTGAATATAGGAATGAAGTGGAGAATTATCGTGCGGCGGCCTTTTTGAAATCCGACTTGGAAAGAACTGAACTATCCAAGAATAAAACAGGAGTCTGGACAGGCGGATATGCGATTCATCCTGTAACGGGAGATAAATTACCTATTTGGATTTCGGACTATGTCCTTATGACTTATGGAACAGGAGCTATAATGGCTGTTCCCGCTCATGACTACAGAGACTATGAATTTGCAAAAACTTTTGGTCTTCCCATAAAAAAAGTGGTTGTACCTGAGAAGCAGACCGAAGAAATAGGCTCTGAATGCTTTACCGGTGAGGGCGTAGCTGTGCATTCTGGATTTATTTCGGGGCTTAGGACAGCTGAGGCAAAGAAAAAAATAATCGAGTGGCTTGAAGAAAAAAAACGGGGAAAAAAAGATATACAGTACAAACTAAGAGATTGGCTTTTCTCTCGCCAAAGATATTGGGGAGAACCCTTCCCGATAATATGGAAGGAAGGCAAGCCTCTGCCCGTTCCAGAGGAAGATCTGCCTGTTTTACTACCTGATCTTGATGATTTTACTCCTACCGATGAAGGTATTGCTCCTTTGTCGAGGAAAAAAGATTGGGTTGTATTGCCAGATGGAGGCAAAAGAGAAATTAATACTATGCCTCAGTGGGCAGGATCCTGTTGGTATTACTTAAGGTATTGTGATCCCTCGAATGAAAAATTGCCTTTTGCAGCTCAAAAAGAAAAATATTGGCTGAGTCCGCATGGAGTCGATTTATATATTGGCGGAGCAGAACATGCCGTTTTGCATCTTCTTTATGCCCGATTCTGGCACAAGGTTCTCTATGATATAGGCTTGGTATCCAGCCCTGAACCTTTTTATAAATTAGTCAATCAAGGGATCATTCTAGGAGAAGACAATCAAAAAATGGCAAAATCAAGAGGAAATGTGGTTAATCCAGATGCTATAATACAGGAGTTTGGAGCAGACACTTTACGTCTTTTCGAAATGTTTTTAGGTCCCCTACAACAGAGTAAGCCTTGGTCTTCCAAAGGACTTGAAGGTCCTTATCGATTCTTAGCAAGGGTTTGGAGATTATTTATGGATGAGGATGGAGAGGGCTTGTGGGTCCTTAAAAAGGATATTGTTGATGAAGAGCCGCCACTGCCCATTAAAAAGCTTCTTCATCAGACCGTGGCAGAAGTCACCCAGGATATAGAGAATTTTCAATTTCACACCGCCATTGCTAAGCTGATGACTTTTGTTAATGAGTTAACAAAAGAAAAAAAAAGGTGGAAAAGTGTTCTTGAAAAACTTCTGTTGCTCCTCTCTCCTTTTGCTCCCCATATCTGTGAGGAGCTGTGGCATAATATAGGTCATAAAGACTCTCTTGCTTACGAACCTTGGCCTGAATATGATCCAAAATTTTTGGAGGAAGAATGGGTAGAAATCATTGTTCAAATTGATGGAAAAGTTCGGGGACGGCTGAGAGCAAAGAAAGACGCTGATAAGGATGAGCTGACAACGAAGGCTACAGATATTCCTGCAATTGCTAAATGGCTTGAAAACCGGGTTTGTTCAAAAATAGTCTATGTCCCTAATAGGCTTATCAATTTTGTCCTTGAATGA
- a CDS encoding TldD/PmbA family protein — translation MILTETETKDLLGSIISLSKADSLVLEARGGLSTNIRISKNSLNTNGTEKSLKLTLNSAFGNRTASYTLNQLRKAEIEQGLRYCERLAKVAPPDPEFLPPLGPQFYPHSFSYAEEMGNLSIEDLGRMIAHAMDMLSREKSSGIDISCYVKWQKYFIAIANTSGLFGYQKFANLQLTATARTHDGKGSGWAGALVFHPSDINPEKLIESAIRKAIAGREKISLDPGHYTVLLEPSAAVDLVGLMLFSMDGRMADEGRSVFSKPGGGNRIGELLFPHNITIISDPSDPRTPGSIFSTEGLPCLRTPWIQNGVLCQLIYSRFWAKKQNKQPIAEPSNIIMSGSPLSLDELIQSIDKAILITRLWYIREADPQSLIYTGLTRDGTFLIEKGKISKALNNFRFNQSPIKMLQNVIAMGKPLSAIGSEIDEFPAVVPPLLVKDFNFSSASEAI, via the coding sequence ATGATTCTTACTGAAACTGAAACAAAAGATCTTTTAGGATCCATCATTTCATTATCCAAAGCGGATAGTTTGGTTTTGGAGGCAAGAGGAGGGCTGTCCACAAATATCCGCATAAGCAAGAATTCCTTGAATACTAACGGCACAGAAAAATCTTTGAAGTTAACGCTAAATTCAGCGTTCGGCAATAGAACTGCAAGTTACACATTAAATCAGCTAAGAAAAGCGGAAATAGAACAGGGATTAAGGTATTGCGAAAGGCTTGCAAAGGTTGCCCCTCCTGATCCTGAATTTCTTCCTCCTCTTGGGCCTCAATTCTATCCCCATAGTTTTTCTTACGCTGAAGAGATGGGGAATCTTTCAATAGAAGACCTAGGTAGGATGATTGCCCATGCCATGGATATGCTTTCCAGAGAGAAATCTTCGGGTATAGACATCAGTTGTTATGTTAAATGGCAAAAATATTTTATAGCCATAGCTAATACAAGCGGGCTTTTTGGCTATCAAAAATTTGCTAATCTACAACTGACCGCTACAGCCAGAACTCATGATGGCAAAGGTTCGGGTTGGGCAGGCGCTCTTGTTTTTCATCCCTCGGATATCAATCCAGAGAAACTCATAGAATCTGCAATACGTAAAGCTATTGCAGGCAGGGAAAAAATTTCCCTGGATCCCGGCCATTATACCGTTCTTCTCGAACCTTCGGCCGCAGTGGATCTTGTTGGACTTATGTTATTCTCCATGGATGGCCGGATGGCGGACGAGGGAAGAAGCGTTTTTTCTAAACCTGGAGGAGGTAATCGCATTGGAGAACTTTTATTCCCCCATAATATAACTATCATTTCTGATCCCTCTGACCCAAGAACACCAGGATCCATTTTTTCCACAGAGGGGCTTCCCTGCTTGAGAACTCCTTGGATACAGAATGGGGTTCTTTGTCAACTTATTTATTCCAGATTTTGGGCAAAAAAGCAAAATAAACAACCCATTGCTGAACCTTCCAACATAATCATGTCTGGGAGTCCACTATCTCTTGATGAACTAATCCAATCCATCGACAAAGCCATTTTAATTACAAGGCTTTGGTATATAAGGGAAGCGGATCCCCAATCGCTTATTTATACGGGTCTTACGCGAGATGGAACATTTCTCATTGAAAAAGGAAAAATAAGTAAAGCGCTAAATAATTTTCGATTCAATCAAAGTCCTATTAAAATGCTTCAAAATGTTATAGCCATGGGGAAACCACTTTCTGCTATAGGGAGTGAAATAGACGAATTTCCTGCTGTTGTTCCCCCCTTGTTAGTCAAAGATTTTAATTTTTCTTCTGCCTCTGAAGCTATTTAA
- a CDS encoding TldD/PmbA family protein — translation MSPVLSASLPIEFWEREQSKRLATLIAETALHTARIYGCQFCDIRIVWSQKERILSRENRIEELGGSFDCGMGIRVLFDGTWGFASSNILESKEAEEKTKEAIELAKHCRKFNTRRVELENLPSIQGAWHQKVVVDPFEMPLEEKTHFLLDLNDKAAKSGAHFCRSFLLFHKELRVYASSLGSWIEQTFLRTYPRFIITVVDSKEGKFETRASLASPRSGGMEVVDKKAFLKEVEEATDQAKEKLHAKPVRPGKKDLVIHPTNLWLTIHETIGHSTELDRIMGLEANYAGTSFLKPDQLNRFDFASPIVSVRADRSQLGGLATAGYDDDGIPSSWADFFIIEKGILKNFQMSIGQAQWIGKEKSNGCSYAQNYNYFPIQRMPNISLIPSEKNERLEDLISGVDDGLYIMGDGSWSIDQQRYNFQFGGQLFYEIKNGKIGQMLRDVVYQGNTQSFWKSCDGICGKDEYQLCGTLFCGKGEPSQLAPVSHGAVPARFRNIDVLNIRLHS, via the coding sequence ATGTCTCCTGTTTTATCTGCTTCCCTGCCCATCGAATTCTGGGAAAGAGAACAGAGCAAAAGGTTGGCCACACTTATTGCTGAAACCGCTCTGCATACGGCTAGAATTTACGGTTGTCAGTTTTGTGATATCCGCATAGTTTGGTCTCAAAAAGAGAGAATTCTATCCAGAGAAAATAGGATTGAAGAACTAGGAGGAAGTTTTGATTGCGGAATGGGCATAAGAGTTCTTTTCGATGGAACCTGGGGGTTTGCCTCTTCAAATATTCTTGAATCTAAAGAAGCTGAAGAAAAGACAAAAGAAGCTATAGAACTAGCTAAACATTGCAGAAAATTCAACACCAGGCGAGTAGAATTAGAAAATCTACCTTCTATACAAGGAGCATGGCATCAAAAAGTGGTTGTTGATCCTTTTGAAATGCCATTGGAAGAAAAAACCCATTTTTTACTTGATCTTAATGATAAAGCAGCTAAATCGGGTGCACATTTTTGTCGATCTTTTTTGCTCTTTCACAAAGAATTACGAGTATATGCTTCCTCCTTGGGGTCCTGGATAGAACAAACTTTTTTGAGAACGTACCCTCGGTTTATCATCACGGTCGTAGATAGTAAGGAAGGGAAATTTGAGACCAGGGCAAGCCTGGCCTCTCCCCGATCAGGGGGTATGGAGGTTGTTGATAAAAAAGCTTTCCTTAAAGAAGTAGAGGAAGCTACAGATCAAGCAAAAGAAAAACTGCATGCTAAACCGGTTCGCCCCGGCAAAAAAGACCTCGTTATCCACCCTACAAACCTTTGGCTGACCATTCATGAAACCATAGGTCATTCTACAGAGCTGGATAGAATTATGGGCCTTGAAGCAAACTATGCCGGAACCTCATTTCTCAAACCCGATCAATTAAATCGGTTTGATTTTGCAAGCCCTATCGTTTCTGTAAGAGCAGATCGCTCCCAACTTGGTGGACTTGCCACTGCAGGTTACGACGATGATGGCATACCTTCAAGTTGGGCGGATTTCTTCATTATCGAAAAAGGGATACTTAAAAACTTTCAAATGTCTATCGGACAAGCTCAATGGATCGGCAAAGAGAAATCTAACGGTTGCAGTTATGCTCAAAATTATAATTATTTTCCCATCCAACGGATGCCTAATATTTCTCTTATCCCAAGTGAAAAAAATGAACGTTTAGAGGATCTTATCTCTGGAGTAGATGACGGCCTATACATCATGGGTGATGGGAGTTGGAGCATAGATCAGCAAAGATATAATTTTCAATTTGGAGGTCAGCTTTTTTATGAAATTAAAAACGGAAAAATCGGTCAAATGCTTCGGGATGTTGTTTATCAAGGTAACACACAATCTTTTTGGAAATCCTGTGACGGGATTTGTGGCAAAGATGAATATCAGCTTTGCGGAACCCTTTTCTGCGGCAAAGGGGAACCTTCTCAATTAGCTCCCGTTTCACATGGCGCTGTTCCCGCTCGATTTAGAAACATCGATGTCCTCAATATCCGTTTGCATTCATGA
- a CDS encoding M20 family metallopeptidase, translating to MPNETTEWISKNRERLFFLLENLIRIPTVNPPGEKYLEIVEFLDKEFRRLGLDTQIIAVPDEIVKKQLGTATYPRYNFIARWNIKAQKTVLFNSHFDVVPVSGKWRHDPFKGYRDEKWIFGRGSVDMKGPLAASIFAIEAIKELKIDPVFNVEYALVADEEIGGELGSGYIIKNKFVDPDFVIVCEGGLGKKIGIGHNGILQLNITVLGKASHTAYQEKALNSFLEMVNLVEYLEGFFKKKIGEAKRVFITPSREKLRPIVNMGGVISSGAGAKINIVSAQSSFTLDRRLTPSENLEEVEKEIRDAIGKWTKKRGTKVRIEVIHRTEPCAIGYQSAFTKSFKRAVEKIKGKKAVFTISKGATDMHFFVKEKNCEAVGYGVDGKDIHAIDEKASLDDLVKTAQVYAEFLCSPCP from the coding sequence ATGCCTAATGAAACGACAGAATGGATTTCTAAAAATCGGGAAAGATTATTTTTTCTTCTAGAAAATCTTATTCGTATTCCTACCGTTAATCCTCCTGGAGAAAAATATTTAGAAATCGTGGAGTTTTTGGATAAAGAGTTTCGCCGTTTAGGATTGGATACGCAAATTATCGCTGTGCCAGATGAGATTGTTAAAAAGCAGCTGGGAACGGCTACCTATCCCAGATATAATTTTATAGCACGGTGGAATATAAAAGCGCAAAAAACTGTTCTTTTTAATTCTCATTTTGACGTTGTCCCTGTATCTGGAAAGTGGAGACACGATCCGTTTAAAGGTTATAGGGATGAAAAATGGATATTTGGTAGAGGCTCTGTGGACATGAAAGGACCACTAGCAGCCAGCATCTTTGCCATCGAGGCGATTAAGGAATTAAAAATCGATCCTGTTTTTAATGTGGAATATGCACTGGTTGCAGATGAAGAAATTGGAGGGGAGTTGGGTTCAGGATATATCATCAAAAATAAGTTTGTGGATCCAGATTTTGTTATCGTTTGTGAAGGAGGATTAGGAAAAAAAATTGGAATTGGGCATAATGGTATTCTCCAACTTAATATTACGGTATTAGGTAAAGCCTCACATACGGCTTATCAGGAAAAAGCTTTGAACTCTTTTCTGGAAATGGTGAATCTGGTTGAGTATCTTGAGGGTTTTTTTAAAAAGAAAATAGGAGAGGCCAAAAGAGTATTTATAACTCCATCTAGAGAAAAGCTCAGGCCAATTGTCAATATGGGTGGAGTGATCTCATCTGGAGCTGGAGCAAAAATAAATATTGTTTCGGCGCAATCTTCTTTTACTCTTGACCGACGATTGACACCATCTGAGAATTTGGAGGAAGTTGAAAAAGAGATTAGAGACGCGATAGGAAAATGGACAAAAAAAAGAGGCACCAAAGTAAGGATAGAAGTCATTCATAGGACTGAACCATGTGCTATTGGGTATCAATCAGCTTTTACGAAGTCTTTTAAACGAGCCGTAGAGAAAATAAAAGGGAAAAAGGCGGTTTTTACGATAAGCAAAGGAGCTACAGATATGCATTTCTTTGTTAAGGAGAAAAATTGTGAAGCTGTGGGTTATGGTGTTGATGGCAAAGATATTCATGCGATCGATGAGAAAGCATCCCTAGATGATCTTGTCAAAACAGCACAGGTTTACGCTGAGTTCCTTTGTTCTCCTTGTCCATAA
- a CDS encoding ferritin — MIISQKIIPSLYKQIGSEFQAFILYLAIGSYFEIEALPELASFFFQQADEERQHALKFIRFLIDNDVPVNIPPIPAADSSFKDPESAIRLSLEREINVTKEIHELVRLAKEEKDFTSDNFLQWFVKEQLEEVTIMDQLLKMIQRAGKEQIMLVEDYLARKGRVKEKELTEGLSMDESKD, encoded by the coding sequence ATGATCATTAGTCAAAAAATTATTCCCTCTCTATATAAACAAATAGGCAGCGAATTCCAGGCTTTTATTTTATATTTAGCCATTGGTTCTTATTTCGAAATAGAAGCTCTTCCCGAACTGGCTTCTTTTTTCTTTCAACAAGCCGACGAGGAAAGACAACATGCATTAAAATTCATTCGGTTTCTGATCGATAACGATGTACCCGTGAATATTCCCCCCATCCCGGCTGCAGATTCTTCTTTTAAAGATCCTGAATCAGCCATCAGGTTATCTCTTGAAAGAGAAATTAATGTCACAAAGGAAATCCATGAGTTAGTTAGGCTAGCAAAAGAAGAAAAGGATTTCACCTCTGATAACTTTTTGCAATGGTTTGTGAAAGAACAACTGGAAGAAGTAACGATCATGGATCAACTCTTGAAAATGATCCAACGGGCAGGCAAAGAGCAAATCATGCTCGTAGAAGATTATTTAGCGCGGAAGGGTCGTGTTAAAGAAAAGGAATTAACCGAAGGGCTTTCCATGGACGAAAGTAAAGATTAG